GAACGCCAGATGCCCTGACTCGACACGCTGTACGTCGAGCCGCTCAGGATTGCTGAACACGAGTGGATCGCGATTCGCTTCCGACAGCAGCAGCACGACCTCGTCATCGGTGTCGATCGCATGCCCGCCGAGCACCATTGGCGCCAAGGCCGTGCGAAATACCGCGCGCGACGGCCCGGCGAAGCGCAGCAACTCGTTGGTTGCTACAGCGAGCGCCTGCTCCCCAGCGTGCGCCCGAAGCCATTCGAGTTGCGCCGGATGCTGTAGTAATGCCAGCATCGCGCCTCCGCTGAGCGCGGGCACCGTATGCGTAAGGGCGACGAAGCTCTGTACGGTGCCGGCGCCGCCGTATCCCTCGAGCAGCCCCGCAAGTTTTGTGGCGGCCTGCGACAGCGCGACACTGGGGGAACCGCTCTTGGCCCGCGCCGATTCCTCGAAGAGCGTGGCGGCGAGTGGCAGGCACGTCGCAACTACTTGCGGGGGAATTCCCAGCACCTGTCGCGCGGCCTCGTGCGCCCACGGCTGGGCCATGTCCTGCATCAGATCGACGGCGCCTTCCGACGGAAGCGTAGCTAGCCGTTCGACAGCCCGCGCGCCGAGCGTTTCGCGCCATCGCGCCAGCAGTGTCGGTGGCAACTCCTGCTGCACCGCTGCGCGCACGACGCGATGTGAAGCGTCGCGACGCGTGTGCACACCGTACGGCGCCAACCGGTCATCCCGTAGCGCCGCGTGGACGTCGGCGTACGCGCACAACGTCCACACCGCCCGCGCGGTCACGGAATCAGCTTCGGTGCTCCGCCCGAGCGCAGGAAATCCATCGCCATGTTCGTCATGGCGCGCACACCGACGGTCAACGCGCGGTCGTCGCCCTGAAACAGCGGCGAGTGATTGCTCGCCACCGTCTTCGGATCGAGATTCGGCGGCGTGACGCTGAGGTTGAAGAAAAAGCCCGGTGCGAGTTCGGAGAAACGCGAGAAGTCCTCACCGGCCATCGTGACGTCACCTTCGGTGGCGCCCGCCGCCCCGGCCACGCGCTTGAGCGTGGGATAGAACTTGGCGACCATCGCATCGTTGTTCACCGAGCTCGGATAGCCGATGTCCACGATCACATCGGCGGTCGCCCCGTGCGCTTCCGCGATGTTGGTCGCGATGCGCTTCATGCGCTCATGAATCGTCTTGCGGGCCTGCGAGTCGAACGCGCGAATCGTGCCGATCATCCACACCGAATCGGGGATGATGTTCTCGCGCAGTCCGCCGTGAATCGCGCCGACGGTGACCACCGCCGGCGCCTTCGACAGGTCGAGCTGACGCGACACGATCGTCTGCAGTGCCGTCACGATCTCCGCGCTCACCACGATCGGATCGACGGTGTTCGACGGCATGGCGCCGTGCCCCTGTCGCCCGTGCACCACGATGCGCCAGCCGTCGGCGCTGGCCGAGATCGCACCAGCGCGATAGCGCATTGCACCGAGTGGACCGGGACCGACATGCAAACCGAACACGCCGTCTACGCCCTTCATCACGCCGGCATCGATCATCGGCTGCGCGCCACCGCGCGGCGGCACTTCTTCGGCCGGCTGGAACAGGAACTTCACCGTACCCGGAATGCGATCCTTGAGGCCCGCCAATACTTCGGCCGTACCCATCAGCATCGCCGTGTGCATGTCATGTCCGCAGGCGTGCATCACGCCCGTCTCCTGCCCGTTGTACACCGTGCGCACGGTGGACTTGAATGGCACGTCAACGAGTTCCGTGACCGGCAGCGCGTCCATGTCCGCACGCAGTGCGACGGTGGGGCCCGGCTTGCCGCCCTTCAGGATGCCGACCACGCCGGGAATACCGCCCACGTTCTCCTGCACCTCCATCCCCAACGACTTGAGATGCGCCGCCACCAACGCCGCCGTGCGCTTCTCTGCGTAGCCGAGTTCCGGATGCTGGTGTATGTCGTGGCGCCAGGCGGTGACCTTGTCGGCGATCGCGGCGGTCCGACGATCGATCTCGGCGGCCAGCGCGGGATCGGCGGTAACCTGCTGCGCGCGCAGGGAGGGCGCGACGCTCAGCGAAGCCGAGAGCAGCAGCGCAGCGAAGTAACGTGACGAGCGCATGGCGAACCTTTGGGCGGGGAGCATGCGGAAAACGAGTAACCGAAAGATGGCGACTGTCGGCCGTTGGCGCTCGTGCCGATCAC
This region of Gemmatimonas groenlandica genomic DNA includes:
- a CDS encoding cytochrome P450, with translation MTARAVWTLCAYADVHAALRDDRLAPYGVHTRRDASHRVVRAAVQQELPPTLLARWRETLGARAVERLATLPSEGAVDLMQDMAQPWAHEAARQVLGIPPQVVATCLPLAATLFEESARAKSGSPSVALSQAATKLAGLLEGYGGAGTVQSFVALTHTVPALSGGAMLALLQHPAQLEWLRAHAGEQALAVATNELLRFAGPSRAVFRTALAPMVLGGHAIDTDDEVVLLLSEANRDPLVFSNPERLDVQRVESGHLAFGAGAHGCVGAGIVRMLLHEAIAAFVRSPREFDLDASDGGSVKWLDGFAMRPLRAIPTIVRERRASSV
- a CDS encoding amidohydrolase translates to MRSSRYFAALLLSASLSVAPSLRAQQVTADPALAAEIDRRTAAIADKVTAWRHDIHQHPELGYAEKRTAALVAAHLKSLGMEVQENVGGIPGVVGILKGGKPGPTVALRADMDALPVTELVDVPFKSTVRTVYNGQETGVMHACGHDMHTAMLMGTAEVLAGLKDRIPGTVKFLFQPAEEVPPRGGAQPMIDAGVMKGVDGVFGLHVGPGPLGAMRYRAGAISASADGWRIVVHGRQGHGAMPSNTVDPIVVSAEIVTALQTIVSRQLDLSKAPAVVTVGAIHGGLRENIIPDSVWMIGTIRAFDSQARKTIHERMKRIATNIAEAHGATADVIVDIGYPSSVNNDAMVAKFYPTLKRVAGAAGATEGDVTMAGEDFSRFSELAPGFFFNLSVTPPNLDPKTVASNHSPLFQGDDRALTVGVRAMTNMAMDFLRSGGAPKLIP